The genome window AAGCTGCTCAGCCCGCGTGAGGTGGAAGTTATTCGTTGTTTCCTTAACGGCATGAGCGTTTCTCAAATCGCCATTAAATTTAAACGCAGCCGTAAAACCGTTAGCGGACAGAAACAGTCGGCCTTAAGAAAGCTGGGGCTGCGCTCTGACAGTGAACTGTTTAAATACAGTAGTGATTTACTGTCACGCTCCTGAGTCTGTTTTTTGCCTTTACTTCTGGCGCTAAACAAACGACCGCAACGCCTGTTTTACGCTTTACATAACTGCCGTTATGTCCGGCGCTGGATCCAGGAGTAACGCAAAGCGTATCCGTCAGAAAAATGCGCGTTTCGTCGATAGCTGGATTGCGGCTCAGCGCTACAGTAAGTACATACCGGCAGCACCTCTATTTGGGCTGCCGGGATTTTCATATCCAGCAGCATTTGTCGTCCCAGCGCCGGAAGATCAAACCAGATCCCCTGGTTCTTTGCCTCTGCCTGAGGTCGTACCGCATGCAAATTTATGGGCTGGGTAGAAAACCATTGCGGCGCGGTAACACGCGGGTTGGAGATTATCGTCCCCAGTACATCCTGTCCAAGCTCATAACAGCAGGGCGCAATGGCTGGACCAATCGCCACAAACAGGCTTTCAGGCGTAGCACCCAATGCCAGTAACCGATTCACTGCCGCAGGCAGCACGCCAGCCAGCGCCCCTTTTAACCCTGCATGTACAGCTGCAACATGATGCTGGCGCGTATCGGCAATCAGCACCGGCAGGCAATCTGCGGTATATACGGCCACAGGGCGTGGATCCGTAGCGATCACGCCATCTGCTTCGCACTGTTTGCGCGGGAAAGCCTCTTCAGACATCACGACAGTAGGGCTGTGCCGCTGATGACCACAGGCAATCTCTTCTGGCGGTGCTATTCCCGCCGGCAAAAAAGCATGGTCCAGCCAGCCAAGCGAAGTGAGCAGAGCAGAGGTACGAACCG of Pantoea alhagi contains these proteins:
- a CDS encoding polyphenol oxidase family protein, with product MQNAAPVRTSALLTSLGWLDHAFLPAGIAPPEEIACGHQRHSPTVVMSEEAFPRKQCEADGVIATDPRPVAVYTADCLPVLIADTRQHHVAAVHAGLKGALAGVLPAAVNRLLALGATPESLFVAIGPAIAPCCYELGQDVLGTIISNPRVTAPQWFSTQPINLHAVRPQAEAKNQGIWFDLPALGRQMLLDMKIPAAQIEVLPVCTYCSAEPQSSYRRNAHFSDGYALRYSWIQRRT